The following coding sequences lie in one Candidatus Eremiobacterota bacterium genomic window:
- a CDS encoding GNAT family N-acetyltransferase gives MPSYAPTIETPRLRLRAHRRDDLAPCLALWSDPEVTRFIGQVSSEQQTWARLLTNVGHWALMGFGYWVMELPSSNRFVGEVGFADFHRDIADSMRGVPELGFALTPEFHGHGYATEGARAVLNWADTNLDADRTVCLINERNSASVRVAAKIGYRVFDRAIVKGEPTLLLERSRPTYS, from the coding sequence ATGCCGTCCTATGCACCGACGATCGAAACGCCGCGCTTGCGCCTACGTGCTCACCGCCGCGACGATCTTGCACCCTGTCTCGCCTTGTGGTCGGATCCCGAAGTAACGAGGTTTATCGGTCAGGTGTCGAGCGAGCAACAGACCTGGGCCAGGCTTCTAACCAACGTCGGGCATTGGGCGCTCATGGGTTTTGGTTATTGGGTCATGGAGCTTCCGAGCTCAAACAGATTCGTCGGTGAGGTTGGATTCGCGGATTTTCACCGGGACATCGCCGATTCGATGAGAGGCGTTCCCGAACTTGGCTTCGCGCTCACGCCCGAGTTTCACGGTCACGGCTACGCCACCGAAGGGGCGAGGGCCGTTCTCAATTGGGCCGACACCAATCTCGACGCCGATCGCACGGTCTGCCTGATCAACGAGCGGAATTCGGCGTCGGTGCGGGTCGCCGCAAAAATAGGTTACCGCGTTTTTGACCGGGCGATCGTCAAAGGCGAGCCTACCTTGCTGCTCGAGCGATCGCGGCCGACTTACTCGTAA